In Palaemon carinicauda isolate YSFRI2023 chromosome 1, ASM3689809v2, whole genome shotgun sequence, the genomic stretch ggatataGCTGTTCCCACATTAAGAAAATATTGAGAGATTCTGATATTTTGGATGCATCTGTTCCCGcgttaaaaaaatataaagagattctgatatgaTGGAAGCAGGTATTCctgcgttaagaaaatataaagaaattctgATATtttggatacagctactcctgcgttaagaaaatataaagagattctaaTATTGTCGATACAGGTACTCCTGCATTAAGAATATACAAAGAGATTCTGATACTGTGGATACAGTTACTCCtcttttaagaaaatattatgagattctgatattgtggatacagctactcctgcgttaggaaaatataaagacattctgatattgtggatacagttAGCCCTGCTTTAAGATAATATAACGGGAATCTGATATTGTGGATATAGCTACTActgaattaagaaaatataaagagattcagATAATGTGGATACAGTTACTACTgcgataagaaaatataaatagagtctgatattgtggatacagctactcctgttttaagaaaatataaagagattctgatattttgGATACAGCTTGTCTTGCGCTATGAAATTATAAATAGATTCTGATATTTTGGATACAGAGACTCCTGCGTtaggaaaatataaagagattttgatattgtggatacaggTACTCATGCATtaggaaaatataaagagattctgatattctGGATACAGCCACTCCTGcgttaagaaaaaataaagagagtctgatattgtggatacagctactcctactttatgaaaatataaagagattctgatattgtggatacagctactcctgcattatGGAAATATAAAGAGATTCCGATATTGTagatacagctactcctgcgttATGAAAATATTGAGAGATTCTGATATTGTTGATACAGCTACTCCTGTATtaggaaaatataaagagattatgATATTGCGGATACAGGTACTCCTgcgttatgaaaatataaagtgatTCTGATATTGTGGACATAGCTACTCCTGCATtaggaaaatataaagagattctgatattgtgaaGTCATGGTTGaaattaattttgtgttttttgttgtcaatgaaGCAATTACATGCGCAGCTACAGTACATGCTAGGACTTCTCTTATCCTTAGTAGTTATATGCATTTATAGATTTGTAATTGGAGATGTTACGcttattgtggatacagctattcCTGGTTTAGTCAAAAAATGAGTTATTTTGAGTGCTCTGAAGACATGGTTGAGAAAAATTTAGTAGGATTTAAAGAATAATGTTCATGTGGTATTGGATGTTAATACGTTTTTTAGACATGTTCGTATAGTTTGCTTTCTATTGTTTTTCAGATAGTCTCACCATTCGTATCCTACAAATAAAGGTGATAAAACGAGACAGAGTTCTTATCTATTTTTCTTAGCCAATGAAGGATTTATATGCAATACTACATACTGACACTTATCTTATCCTTAGgggtcatatatatttaaatgtttgggGCCTATGACTGCTAGTCCAAGAGCCTATGACTGCTAGTCTAAGAGcccccggccggagctaagcttcaggcaatctgtgcgtgtgtgtgtgtgcatttaaatGGAATTGTACTTAAAGGGTAAtcaaagatataatatataatttatacatatcacACTGACCTGTATTGCAAAAGGCTGCTACAGTAAGCCATATAATTTCAGATAGATGCTTCTCTTCATGGTATGGTGACTGACGAAGTCCAAAAAGTAGGCTGAGGCAGAGTATTAGTCCAAACAGCATGACCAGTAACCAAACTGGCCAAGTGAATTCTTTGGTGTAGCTGTTCCCGACATTCTCGAGGGCTGGAACATGTCTCATCAACAGATGATACCTGTATAGGTTAGGAATTTAGTAGTTATGAAGGTCTTCTAACATTTTTGGCTCAGCTTCATTTCTTATAGATATGCTAATTAACTTTTAGGTACAATTGGCATGTTaactaggaattattattattttttttttttttaagaattttgaaataattattctcGTCTTGATATCTTTCCAAGTTTACTTTTCATTACTCTAATGTGTTAGATCCATCATTTTTGGTCTATTTCAATATTAATTGAGATTTATTGACTTTTTGAAATAATTCCATGTTCAACTTTTCATACTTTAATGTATTAGATCTATAACTTTTGTTGTATTCCAATTGGAAATGAGCTTTACTGACTTTTCATCATGCATTggttcatacatatatgtatttttagttTTCAGAATGccttttttatatgttttcttagAAGTAAAGAAATATGAAAGTCAAAGTAATATAAAAACACAATTGATAACAAATTACGGCAAGTATTCGACAACATACTGAAAATTCAAAAACAATAAAGTAtactagaatagaaatatgtatgtTAGCCTACATCACAGGAGCTGTTGTATCTCAAAACATATCCCAGGATTTTACCAGGTGTGTGACTTTAGTCTTCATGGTTTTTTCCTAAGTTTACCGTTCCCGTTTCTCtatgtttcttagcattattattgattttttaagtaacagatcacaaagagttgttgttgatgggcaccatagttagtatcggaatgtgatatctggtgttgcacagggtagtgttcttggtccattacttttcatactatatacacatcacatgtggtttggtctagaaacaagcttgttgcatatgcagatgatgctactctttttgcatcaattccctcccctgaatgtagatctggggttgctgaatcccttaatagagatctagctaaaattggtacatggtgcaaattatggggtattaagttgaatcctaacaaaactcaaagtatgattctaagtaggtcCAGGACAGgggctcctgaacatccggatctcagtattgataatgtttcttcaactttgtatgactctttttaaaagtttaggtgtgattctcgacagcaaatttacttttgagaaacacattaggtctgtgtcttctacaatgcacaaaaatttggcttattgagaaagtctttcaagattttcggtgttcaatctattctgaagaagtgttttaattctttcattctaccttgtttcgagtattattctcctgtttggtcttcagctgctgattctcatcttaatttgttgggcagaaacttacggtctattaaatttcttattcctgatccagatattaatctttggcaccgtcattcaattagttcattatgcatgttgcacaagatttttcataactctgaccatccgttacattcagatcttcctggataattcaatcctgttcgtaatactaggtaggcaggtaattttaatagccaggccttctccatcatgacgctcaatactacacagtattctagaagttttattccagctgtgaccaagttgtggaatgaccttcctaatcgggtagttgaatcagtagaacttcaaaagttcaaagttgcagcaaatgtttttatgttaaacaggctgacagaagtctttttatagtttatatatgacatatctgttttgacgttgttactgttctcatcatttatttattccttatttcctttcctcactgggctattttttcctattggagcccttgggcttatagcatcttgcttttccaactagggttgtagcttggatagtaatatgtatatatatatatatatatatatatatatatatatatatgataaattttgcacatttttacgtgtttttcatattcaaataagccattaatatatcataatatatatggcttatttgaatatatatatatatatatatatatatatatatatatatatatatatatatatatatatataaattatatatatatgaacagatagcctacatatgtatgtataaagcatatatatatatatatatatatatatatatatatatatatatatatatatgtacgtatgaaaATATAACCTACATATGTATAAagcatatattaatatgtatatatatatgtatatatatttatatatatatactgtatatatatatatatatatatatatatatatatatatatatatatatatatatatatatatataagtcattatATAATTGCTTTCAATTTCCAAAATTGGCACAATGTTAACAATTCCAGAACTCGTACTCACTCTCCATTTTGCCATCCGTATGGGTAATCAACAGCTTGGCTCCTCAGGTAATTCCAATCCAGGTCCGCAACAGCAATGTCTGCTCGATCCTCAACTAGGTCCCCCACTAAGCCGGTCCATTTCCCGTCACAGATATTTCCCCAGGAAAGGTCGACGTTTTCAAAGCAATGAGGTCTTGTGGGATTGAAATTAAAAGATTTCTTCAGGAGTTTAGGAAGTATTGtttaacctccgccaacgatgttgggaggttatgttttcgcccctgtttggatgattgattgtgtgtgtgtgtgtttgtttatgaatagcttcctggtcacaatattaatcgtagagtaataaaacttgcagggattaactgttatgtaaaaagctggaactgattaaattttggaaggtcaaggtcaaaggtcaaggtcacggctaagtaaaatgtccaattcacataattagccataagtttggacatcgttatcatagagacttcaaacttggttcatatttgagtttatgaaaatacaCGCTAATTATTACATggtaaggccaaaggtcaaggtcaaggacgaacaaaaggtagagaaataagctgccacggtgaaggtctgcactctactgagtacccctccagTATTTTAATGAATTACTCTGATGGGCTTCTTGAATTACATGAAATGCAGAAGAGGTTTTTTAAGAATGAACTTTATTGGTGTTAGAATTTGAGTGAAATAGCAAGAGATctgattatgttttcgcccctgtttggatgattgattgtgtgtgtgtgtgtgtgtgtgtgtgtttgtttatgaatagcttcctggtcacaatattaatcgtagagtaataaaacttgcagggattaactgttatgtaaaaagctggaactgattaaattttggaaggtcaaggtcaaggtcaaggtcacggctaagtaaaatgtccaattcacataattagccatacgtttggacatcgttgtcatagagacttcaaacttgattcatatttgagtatatgaaaatacaCGCTAATTATTACATggtaaggccaaaggtcaaggtcaaggttgaacaaaaggtagagaaataagctgccacggtgaaggtctgcactctactgagtgcccctccagtatTTTAATGAATTACTCTGATAGGCTTCATGAATTTCATGAAATGCAGAAGAGGTTTTTTAAGAATGAACTTTATTGGTGTTAGAATTTGAGTGAAATAGCAAGAGATCTGATTATGTTATTCaagtaaatatatgtttttaaatttgAATCCAGTAACAGCAAGACTTGTCATGTGACTTGTACATTTAatctatccttttattttttttacttatcaaaCCGGGCAAATTCATATCTGTCCACTTACCGAGAAtgaatattttaattaataaaGAAGTTTTCTTAAATATCATATTGTGATGGCTATTTACTTATAGTGATAGGAAGTTTGCGATATCACTGCGAAGTCGAAAAGCTCTACTGTACTTCTCTAAGGTTTTATTTCATGAACCCTTTACATAGTTAACACCTGTTTCCAGAAAGAAAAGTGATATAACCCCATTCACTTCCTCTGGTTAGAGATGCTTACAGAGCGAGATATCAAAATTAATTAGTTTGTTTCCCCAATTAAAATTAGTACTCAAAATGTTATAAATCTATTTTCTGGTGTTGATTTGGCTTAGGAAATACTTACGTAAAGTTCATGGTTTGCTTCAAGATGTTGAATAATTCTCCCTTTATGCCTCTCATTCCATCAAATGATACAGTCCCGTCCTTATTCACCCTGTCGTACATCACGTAAGGATAGGACTGAAAAGAAAAGTCCTTGAACATAATTTTCTATAAAGGTTTTGAAAAGTTGCTTATGAATGGCAACGGTAAGGGATATGCCAGTGGACCAAGACCCCTGTGcatcaagccaggaccagggagagccaggcaatggctgctgatgactcagcaggtagacatagaggctaccccaaaccacccatccttagctcacaaggatggtgaaattgcagacactacaagaaactatcgagcttgagtaggtcttgaactcccgtccaacaaattctaggcagggacgtttccaataggctactactactactactactactactaattttgCGTTAGTTTTTACATCCATTCATTCTTTTGAAATCCATAAAGGTTTTACATACAAATGTTGTGACTCATCTTTATTCATAAAGTCAACATGATCAATAATGTAAAAGTAATGGTTAAAACCTCTCGTGAAGGGGAAagtaagattattttattttagatttctcatatcaatatttctatctatctttttattttgGTTGGATCAGCAAAGGGAAATACAAAATCAGAATTGCTTCGgtaagatactaccgccagagagttatggggtactttgactcgccagacaatattatattggatccttcactctaattacggttcattttccctttgcctacacacatgcaccaaatagtctgacctattctttacatattctcctctgtcctcataaaactGACAACactatacaattcttcttcacccaaagggttaactactgcactgtaattattcagtggccactttctttttgtaagggtagaagagaatctagctatggtaagcagctcttcagggagaaggacactccaaaattaatcaattgttctctagtcttgggtagtgccatagcctctgaatcatggtcttccactgtcttgggttagagttatcttgatttagggtacactcgggcacactattctatcttatttctcttcctcttgttttgttaaagtttctatagtttatataggagatgtttatcttaacgttattactgttcttaaaatattttatttttccttgtttcctttccgtaatgGGCTCTTttgcatgttggagcccctggccttatagcattctgcttttccaattagggtggtagcttagcaagtaataataataataatagtatatataaattcCAATAGCGTTTTAAGATAATAAGATTTTAAGCTTATGGATTATTACAATCACTTTCAATATCGACTTGTTCCAAAAATGGGTCTTTAGAAAAAAGCATTGAGGATTCACACTATACTACCATTTAGGATCAGATAAGATCTAGGGACAATATTAACAATTTGTTCCATAAATgggcctttagaaaaaaaaaactttgaggatTAATACCATTCTACCATTTGGGATCAGATAAGATCTAGGGAGGAGGATGGAtatgttttttttctgtattacAGTTTTTTCTTATCTAACTATTGAATGAAAATCAAGTCTACTGTTGATTCAaagactatgaagagtgaaatTAGAGGAGAGAGAGGCAAGACAATTCTTCACCTGAAGTGTAGAACAGCGGAGGACGAGACCCATCAGGTCATGCCTCCTTTCCCAAGGTTCTCGTGtgaagaaaggaagaagatttTGTTTAGCTCTGGAAGGTGGGGATAATTGTAGCGTGTTGTCCACATTCTCCTGCTCTGAGTCTGACAGAGATTCCTTCCAGAAGTGATCACGTTGAGATCTATCTCGTGAAGGTCTCCACATCTCGGATGACCAGCTCCCGAGGAATATTTTCTTTGGGGTAAAATGTGAAGCAGCTTTGTAAAGGTCCCACAAGTCCACTTTAATTGGTTTTGCGTCTTCATTGTTGTGGACTATTGCAAACACAGCCTGTTCATGGAGTTATGAAATTATGATCAGGTGTCTTGTCAGGCTAATtgaaataaattcatatatgataCTGTAATCTGTGGCCTTTAATTATTGCATCTGGAATTTGGCAGGTATGAAATAAAATGTGACTTTAGTGCGTTTTTAAGCTACTTATAATGTCATTTGTTTGTGGGGGTGGGGATTGGTGGGAGGTTCAGAATGTGGtacataattaataattttaacagaAGATTCATTTTCGAAAGTTCATGTAGTTTCTCTTAAAAGATCCATTTGATATGGTCGTTACATTTAAATACTATTGAGTCCATTTATGTAATTACGATGATCAACTTTAATTATTGAAAACGATCTAGAATTAAAGGAACATATCAATGGAAAATCGAAATATACTTAAGACAGTTTATATAGGATTAGTTGACATTATGTATTACCTAGAATCCTAGATAATCAATCATCTACATTAATGTCATTTTATCAGACAGAAATGACAAAACAATGAATTTTATCCCTAACAATCAGTTTTAGCATTGTGATTTACTACCaattttccataatctcatttcttatataaattccaggaataaatgttgccaagcatttacccatttaagaacggatatattgacataaaaggagtaatattacggtcaccaacccgtaaaagatattaacaaagtagggtaaaaattacggtcgcctgtattttactgaaatacggctgagaacagtatatatatatatttttttttactgagaatttccgattaagattacgtttTTTTAAAGTGTAAGGCATATACCAATATACTCCATCGAACATGACTCCTCGTGCTATGAGCTCATGTCTCTCTTTTAAGCCTTAGTTCAACCTCTGACGGTGTGATATGTTTTTTTCAAAGGGTGTAGCCTAGTCTTAGTTTTTTAATCTTTTGCATTGCCAAAAATCTTGGTATTTACGCCAACTAACTTAAGGTATGTTTTCCGTTTTGTGATAACTGAAAAATTATTTAGAAGTTGGTCATCACCTACATTTACTAGGTCTTTGGAGCATTTATCTgctaatttttaattttctctgaataaaaaaaaatctagcaatATGCCTTAGCGCAAGATAATTCTATATTACTCAGAAAAACTTGACAATAAAGAAAGACAATATCATTAGTGTCATAAATTTAAGTAAGAGTCTGATGGAAACAGATATgcagatagagagataaataataataaaattatataaaaaagcgaAATCTAccctaaaatcttaaaaaaaaaccaGGTTAAAGTTTGTATAAGAAGTTGAAATTCTTAAAAATGCTTCATCATACAAACTGTGACTTACAATAAATCAAATACATTGCTGGGAAAGTCATATTACCTTATGGTCGAGTGGTAAATGTAGGTCATTGAGAGTTGAGGACATTTTGGGATTTGATAGGATCAACCAGGATGATCGGCGATGTTCTTCTGAATTAAAGACCTTAGGGCAAGACAAATTTtaatacatgctatatatatgtatgtatgtatgtatgtatgtatgtatgtacgtatgtatgtatgtatatatgtatatgtatacataaatatatatatatatatatatatatatatatatacatatatatatatgtttgtatatatacatatatatacatatatatatgtttatatatacacacatataatcatttatttatattcattcataattatatgtatatagatatatgaatatgattttacacacacatatatacatgcatacacacacacacacacacacacatatatatatatatatatatatatatatatatataaatccatacatatgcatatacatatagtatacagtatacagcatatataccgtatatatacatacatacatacacacacacacatatatatatatatatatatatatatatatatatatatatatatatatatatatatatatatatatgcagcagacctccatatatatgcatacatatacagtatatctatatctatctatctatatatatatatatatatatatatatatatatataaattatatattcattatatacatttattcatatatttaatataaatacctTTCTGAGACTTTTAAACTCATTTAAAGTTACGAGACATCCAACGAATAAAGGGGACGAATCacttttcaaaatatcaaaagtTCTCTGGCCAGTGTCCCAACCATCAGTCATGTCGTTCACAGAAGAATTAACTTTTCCTATAAAGGAGTTGTAAAAGGCAACATATGCAGTTGGAGAATTAAGAAATCCATTTCTAGATACCAGTAGCCATTTTCCCCACAATCTTTCCTGGGAGGATTTCACACTGTCACCATTTCCTGAAATTAATTATAAGTATAGTCTCCGCAAAAATTCcgagcgaaataagccccacccactgatgacgtcatggtCAATCACGTTGCCTCCCCACCCCATGATGACGTCATGGCCAATCACGTTGCCTCCCATGTTAGCAACAGTCACAATACATTCCCTTATAAATTTCAAGCTATTAACACGTGAAGCAACATGATTGGTCATGACGTCATAGGgatggggcttattttgcccggaatctttgtgGCAACTATAATAGCAGTACGTTTCATTTTTAATTTAAAACCAAATCTATTCTCCTTATATTTTTTGTAGTATTGCGAAGTATTATATAGGTATGAGAATATCATTAGTACTGTTATATGTATAGAGGCTTAATTGTATAGGTCTGTGGTTTTCTTGAGATTACCCTCATAGACGTAATTCGGTCATTGAAATTAGATTTCTGGGTGTACTTTGAGGAGCTGGCGAGATACTGATTTTGTGGTCACTTCGATCAAGCTGATAGTCTTAATCCTGACTTAGAAATCCTCACTTTTATAGATTAGCTAATTCATTTATCaagttattcatatatacatttattcatctatttatttgttcatttaatcATACATTTTCAACTAGAACTTACCTTCCAGTGTATGAAAGAAGTAAATGTGCTGAAATCCTTGACGCTGCGCGTACTGTATAATAAACACTGTTACGTCCCGTTGGAAAATGGTAGCAATTACTCTATAGAAACTGACGAACAAGCTCGAAACAATGAAGAGTTTCATCATTAGTTTCAAGATAACAATGATCAACACTATTTAGTGGCCGAATTTTAAAATAACAATGATCAACGGTATTTAGTGGCCGAATAGGCGTTGCAGGAGACCACAAATGAATGGTAGAGCATCACGAACTCGAATAACTGAATAATGCCCGTTGTGTCAATAAATTAGTCAATGACGTGTTGAGTGTTTACAGAGGAGGGCGTGAGTGTTATACTGTCTTCTTTGCATCTTTATGTCCTTTGTCAATGTTGCACTGTGGGAATTATTACCTGGACTGTTATTATCGTAAACATAATAGAAATGCAAACTTGATAAGGTGATTAATTATTTGATACAAACAGATATTACTATTAAAGTTTCAGTGAATCAACAATTGTAACCATGAGCATGGTttgacattttcattatttttcaatgcCAGTACTGGCAAGAATTGGTTATCTGTATCGATCTAGTAATTTATGAAAGCTTTTGTTAACTTGATAAATAAAGTTATTGAGCTTATATTGGACCTGCTTCATTTAATATTAATATGTCAATATGACTTTTTTTCACATTATCAATGGTTTGATAACACTCCTTCAGCTTTTTGCTTCCATTGTAACTCATTGCTTCCTTCTTGGTAGTTATATATTACcatctgtggtagataacaggggagggtgggctgtggcaccttagaagttccagccgaactcggttgagtcccttgtcaggctgggaggaacgtagagaggaaaggtcccctcttttttttatttgtttgatgtcagctacccccaaaaattaggagaagtgccttggtatatagatatagatatgttacCTTATGAGTCAATGGTGTATAAATGATTGATCAAGACTGCAGCTCTAGAAAGGCTGTGTCACTACGCTTGCCTTTTATCAACAAATAGAGTATCGAGCAGTCAAGAATgaaggccaaatatttagatatgcatgaaCACGCACactgctctcaccagggtataactactctcccTCTCTTTACCCAAGAGATGGGGAAAATAGTGTGAccgaagaggatatatatatatatatatatatatatatatatatatatataaatatatatatatatatatatatatatataaatatatatatatataaatatatatatatatatatatatatatatatatatatatatatatatatatatatatatatatattatcatactatAGTCCCCTGGTCTGGGAactaaaatatatcattatatatattacggctggcaagctacacaacctctcaagttccaattACATTAAtctgatatatttgaaaatattaatactcgagctctgagacagttatataactcccagacagcaatatataaaaacattgaatatccaagggtctcttaagtacactcaaaactaaactgggtaattattcttaagaattatttaaagaacctcttactttgattctttaacagggttACGCGTGATTACTGagataaacactggtgattgaaataatacactacaaaaataaacatattctatgaaaattacaacactgaaaaaatttatataaaaatgaatcactcgaaatattaagtttgagCAAACAGTTACAGTCTGAgaatcatataatcacttgactcgcaatattaaatctgcataaagccttacactaagacaaaataaataaatacttatgaaaattatacaatcacttatttcaagGGAAATTAAGTTTTACACAATTATTTAGTCttcatacttaatgaaaatagttaacctgataacgatacaaatatacttcatgtttgtacatgaatctccctgggccagttacaaagatttacacaataccgaAACTCACCATAACAC encodes the following:
- the LOC137641622 gene encoding probable glutamate receptor isoform X1, translating into MTDGWDTGQRTFDILKSDSSPLFVGCLVTLNEFKSLRKVFNSEEHRRSSWLILSNPKMSSTLNDLHLPLDHKAVFAIVHNNEDAKPIKVDLWDLYKAASHFTPKKIFLGSWSSEMWRPSRDRSQRDHFWKESLSDSEQENVDNTLQLSPPSRAKQNLLPFFTREPWERRHDLMGLVLRCSTLQSYPYVMYDRVNKDGTVSFDGMRGIKGELFNILKQTMNFTPHCFENVDLSWGNICDGKWTGLVGDLVEDRADIAVADLDWNYLRSQAVDYPYGWQNGEYHLLMRHVPALENVGNSYTKEFTWPVWLLVMLFGLILCLSLLFGLRQSPYHEEKHLSEIIWLTVAAFCNTGVAVSTVSVSSRMLLLVLYMTVMMLHAYYNSFLISSLTVETDSLPFTTMEGMYKAGTHSFGIFRGTSIEDIFKFSPIPLHKHIWNEMVMANPENLIPSLKPAKTRLCTKNHVILVSDNILWTEDWPCKVRSLPGTYFSTQKSLPLQKNSPLLPAFRFQMKKLVETGIVNRLRRKWKRSLYNPETKISPISLLQASTAFLLLLLGISFALMFLIIEIILAKLQKRHTSTRY
- the LOC137641622 gene encoding probable glutamate receptor isoform X2; amino-acid sequence: MTDGWDTGQRTFDILKSDSSPLFVGCLVTLNEFKSLRKVFNSEEHRRSSWLILSNPKMSSTLNDLHLPLDHKSYPYVMYDRVNKDGTVSFDGMRGIKGELFNILKQTMNFTPHCFENVDLSWGNICDGKWTGLVGDLVEDRADIAVADLDWNYLRSQAVDYPYGWQNGEYHLLMRHVPALENVGNSYTKEFTWPVWLLVMLFGLILCLSLLFGLRQSPYHEEKHLSEIIWLTVAAFCNTGVAVSTVSVSSRMLLLVLYMTVMMLHAYYNSFLISSLTVETDSLPFTTMEGMYKAGTHSFGIFRGTSIEDIFKFSPIPLHKHIWNEMVMANPENLIPSLKPAKTRLCTKNHVILVSDNILWTEDWPCKVRSLPGTYFSTQKSLPLQKNSPLLPAFRFQMKKLVETGIVNRLRRKWKRSLYNPETKISPISLLQASTAFLLLLLGISFALMFLIIEIILAKLQKRHTSTRY